The Solibacillus sp. FSL W7-1436 genome window below encodes:
- a CDS encoding LytTR family DNA-binding domain-containing protein → MSLQNIEIEKSILNQYKTILEDWIPQDASIAIAVNNSFIYFSTGHHHFSLKVGSAVPKDSIAYKVLQTNRKIDAVMENTLFETPYYAIGYPILVNGEQGALVVVLPPLFKVKSSDMYQFLTGKQMEDWVPISIDQISHIESLQKRTWFYSKGEQYKTAVTLKELQTRLPNNFLRIHRSYIINICYIKKISRDLTSNFIVQLNDGVELPVSQSYINNLRAVLEF, encoded by the coding sequence TTGTCATTACAAAATATTGAGATCGAAAAAAGCATTTTAAATCAGTATAAAACTATTTTAGAAGATTGGATTCCTCAAGATGCGTCGATTGCAATAGCAGTAAACAATAGCTTTATTTATTTCAGTACAGGTCATCATCATTTTTCCTTGAAAGTTGGATCTGCTGTTCCGAAAGACAGCATCGCTTACAAAGTACTTCAAACAAATCGAAAAATAGATGCTGTTATGGAAAATACACTTTTTGAAACCCCATATTATGCAATCGGTTATCCGATTTTGGTAAACGGTGAACAAGGTGCTTTAGTTGTCGTCCTACCCCCCTTATTTAAAGTAAAAAGTTCAGATATGTATCAGTTTTTAACAGGTAAACAAATGGAAGATTGGGTACCGATTTCAATTGATCAAATTTCGCATATTGAAAGTCTGCAAAAGCGGACATGGTTCTATTCCAAAGGTGAACAATACAAAACAGCCGTTACACTTAAAGAATTACAGACAAGACTACCAAATAACTTTCTTCGCATTCATCGTTCCTATATTATAAATATTTGCTATATAAAAAAAATCTCGCGTGATCTGACTTCTAATTTTATTGTACAGCTGAATGATGGCGTGGAGTTACCAGTAAGTCAGTCCTATATCAATAACTTACGGGCAGTTCTGGAGTTTTAG
- the aceA gene encoding isocitrate lyase has product MSTRQERIESLQKDWAENPRWKGIERGYTTEEVVKLQGSFIQEQTLAKRGSARLWKSLHDAPFINALGALTGNQAVQQVKAGLQAIYLSGWQVAADANLSGQMYPDQSLYPANSVPAVVKRINQALQRADQIDHAEGRDDGFDWFAPIVADAEAGFGGPLNVFELVKGMIEAGAAGVHLEDQLASEKKCGHLGGKVLLPTQNAVRNLIAARLAADVAGVDTILIARTDADAADMVTSDIDPRDAEFLTGERTPEGFYRTKPGIKQAIARGLAYAPYADLIWCETSHPSLEEAREFAAAIHAEFPGKMLAYNCSPSFNWKAKLSDEEIAEYQRELGKLGYKFQFITLAGFHSLNYSMFELAHDYKDNGMAAYSKLQQAEFAAESKGYTATRHQREVGTGYFDEVSQTISGGTSSTTAMSGSTETEQFV; this is encoded by the coding sequence ATGTCAACTCGTCAAGAAAGAATCGAATCTTTACAAAAGGATTGGGCAGAAAACCCGCGCTGGAAAGGTATTGAGCGTGGTTATACAACAGAAGAGGTTGTAAAGTTACAAGGTTCATTTATCCAGGAGCAAACGTTAGCAAAACGAGGGTCTGCTCGTTTATGGAAGTCATTGCATGATGCGCCTTTCATCAATGCTTTAGGTGCTTTAACGGGGAATCAGGCAGTACAGCAAGTAAAGGCAGGTTTACAGGCGATCTACTTATCGGGGTGGCAAGTAGCAGCTGATGCAAACCTTTCTGGCCAAATGTATCCGGACCAATCTTTATATCCTGCAAACTCTGTACCAGCAGTAGTAAAACGTATTAACCAGGCGCTTCAACGTGCTGACCAAATTGACCATGCGGAGGGCCGCGATGATGGTTTTGACTGGTTTGCGCCGATTGTAGCAGATGCGGAAGCAGGATTTGGAGGACCATTAAATGTATTCGAGCTAGTTAAAGGAATGATTGAAGCGGGTGCAGCTGGTGTACATTTAGAAGACCAATTAGCTTCTGAGAAAAAGTGCGGACACTTAGGCGGGAAAGTATTATTACCAACGCAAAACGCTGTACGTAACTTAATTGCTGCACGTTTAGCTGCGGATGTGGCAGGCGTTGATACAATTTTAATCGCACGTACAGATGCAGATGCTGCTGACATGGTAACGTCTGATATTGACCCACGCGATGCAGAATTCTTAACGGGTGAACGTACTCCGGAAGGTTTCTACCGTACTAAACCAGGTATTAAGCAAGCCATTGCACGCGGTTTAGCTTATGCACCATATGCAGACTTAATCTGGTGTGAGACTTCTCACCCGTCATTAGAAGAAGCCCGTGAGTTTGCTGCTGCAATCCACGCTGAGTTCCCAGGAAAAATGTTAGCGTATAACTGCTCGCCTTCATTCAACTGGAAAGCTAAGTTATCAGATGAAGAGATTGCAGAGTATCAACGTGAGTTAGGTAAACTTGGATACAAGTTCCAATTCATTACACTTGCTGGTTTCCACAGCTTAAACTACTCAATGTTCGAGCTAGCGCATGACTATAAAGACAATGGTATGGCTGCTTACTCTAAACTGCAACAAGCTGAGTTTGCTGCTGAAAGTAAAGGTTACACTGCTACTCGTCACCAACGTGAAGTAGGAACTGGTTACTTTGATGAAGTATCACAAACTATTTCAGGTGGTACATCTTCGACAACTGCTATGTCCGGCTCTACAGAAACAGAGCAATTTGTATAA
- a CDS encoding pyridoxal-phosphate-dependent aminotransferase family protein — translation MKNKELLLVPGPTPVMDEIYDALASETRGHTDPRFVETFKNALTNTKKLFNTDGEVYVVAGSGTLAMEMAIVNTIAKGERLLVISHGYFGDRFTPLAKAFGIEVDVLQSTWGERVDAKLVEETVKANNYKAVTITHADTSTGVVSDLETLVPIIKASGALVIVDGVVATAALQEDMSKAYGEEDYKIDIVLTGSQKAIGIPPGLAIVAFSQQALAAREQIGTVPAYYADIHNWRNIMDNPAMYFATPPVNLIYAYDVALNIVLEEGMEKREARHIAFGKAIRAALRTYGMTPLANEEVAAPTLSCILYPEGIEDGKFRASLADRGIIVAGSLAHLAGKAFRIGHMGNTTAEMLEQAIVAIGEALQEQQLQVDIEKAKSVFAQEIEAIAVQS, via the coding sequence ATGAAAAATAAAGAATTATTATTAGTACCAGGGCCGACACCGGTTATGGATGAAATTTATGACGCATTGGCAAGTGAAACGAGAGGCCATACCGACCCTCGTTTTGTAGAAACATTTAAAAACGCGCTTACTAATACGAAAAAGCTTTTTAATACAGACGGAGAAGTGTATGTAGTAGCAGGTTCAGGTACTTTGGCAATGGAAATGGCAATCGTAAATACTATTGCAAAAGGTGAACGTCTGCTAGTTATCAGCCATGGCTATTTTGGTGACCGTTTTACACCACTTGCTAAAGCTTTTGGAATTGAAGTTGATGTACTGCAGTCGACATGGGGTGAACGTGTAGACGCAAAGCTTGTTGAGGAAACGGTGAAGGCGAACAATTATAAAGCCGTAACAATTACACATGCGGATACATCTACTGGTGTTGTTTCAGACTTAGAGACGCTTGTTCCGATTATCAAAGCATCCGGTGCACTTGTCATTGTCGATGGTGTTGTCGCAACTGCAGCATTGCAAGAGGACATGAGTAAGGCTTACGGTGAAGAAGACTATAAAATTGATATTGTATTAACAGGATCCCAAAAGGCGATTGGTATTCCTCCAGGGCTGGCAATTGTTGCTTTCAGTCAGCAGGCATTGGCAGCCCGTGAACAGATCGGGACAGTGCCGGCCTATTATGCAGATATACATAATTGGCGCAATATTATGGATAACCCGGCAATGTACTTTGCGACGCCTCCGGTTAACTTAATTTACGCATATGATGTAGCATTAAATATTGTATTGGAAGAAGGTATGGAAAAACGTGAAGCGCGCCATATCGCATTTGGTAAAGCAATCCGTGCGGCACTGCGTACATACGGAATGACACCACTGGCTAATGAAGAAGTAGCAGCACCGACATTAAGCTGTATTTTATATCCTGAAGGTATTGAAGATGGCAAGTTCCGGGCAAGTCTGGCGGATCGCGGCATTATCGTAGCGGGTTCTTTAGCCCACTTGGCAGGAAAAGCATTCCGCATTGGACATATGGGGAATACGACGGCAGAAATGCTGGAGCAGGCAATTGTTGCGATTGGTGAAGCATTACAAGAGCAACAGCTGCAAGTCGATATTGAAAAGGCAAAAAGCGTATTTGCTCAAGAAATAGAAGCAATAGCAGTACAAAGCTAA
- a CDS encoding glycosyltransferase — protein sequence MEQVIVMIPALNPLPALLQFVRKLSALPVSRIIVINDGSEEKYNGLFEQLLQEGCEVLTHDKNMGKGRALKTGMEYILKSRLRAKGIITVGAHGQHSVLDVEQVLSSTKIFSDGIILGIRDFKDSEYPFISKLQNRAYSMVFELFIHKRLLDIQTGLRYIPRVHLSWLYKVKGESYHYDTNMLIEAIRRKVPVYEVPIGHAKLRKNSIIYYDEVLNPTKIFQQLWLNFLHKRQNTK from the coding sequence ATGGAGCAAGTGATTGTTATGATTCCGGCATTGAACCCTCTACCGGCCCTTCTTCAATTTGTCAGGAAATTGAGTGCCTTGCCGGTTTCCCGTATTATTGTCATCAATGATGGCAGTGAAGAAAAATATAATGGTCTGTTTGAACAATTACTGCAAGAAGGCTGCGAAGTATTAACACATGATAAAAACATGGGAAAAGGCCGTGCACTTAAAACCGGAATGGAGTATATACTGAAATCCCGATTGCGGGCAAAGGGAATTATTACGGTAGGAGCACATGGCCAGCATTCGGTATTGGATGTTGAGCAGGTGTTATCAAGTACGAAAATTTTTTCGGATGGGATTATATTAGGCATCCGTGATTTCAAAGATTCAGAATACCCATTCATTAGTAAACTGCAAAACCGTGCCTATTCGATGGTGTTTGAGCTGTTTATCCATAAACGTCTGCTCGATATCCAAACAGGATTACGCTATATTCCAAGAGTACATCTTTCATGGCTTTATAAAGTTAAGGGAGAGTCTTATCACTATGATACGAACATGCTCATTGAGGCGATAAGGCGAAAAGTTCCTGTCTACGAGGTGCCGATCGGTCATGCAAAGCTCCGGAAAAATTCAATTATCTATTATGATGAAGTATTGAATCCGACAAAAATATTTCAGCAGCTATGGTTGAACTTCTTACATAAAAGACAGAATACGAAATGA
- a CDS encoding YkvA family protein, with amino-acid sequence MSEQYNFDKMIEGQDQHYSDKKFLHKMKKFGGGLGYKAMQAAATLYVALRSPDMPKSSKLVVLGALGYFILPFDLVVDFLPLVGLTDDAFIILTALGKVYLSITDEMKDEAKELIDSKLGSQDGVEQ; translated from the coding sequence ATGAGCGAACAATATAACTTCGATAAAATGATTGAAGGCCAAGACCAACATTATTCAGATAAAAAATTCCTGCATAAAATGAAAAAATTCGGTGGAGGTTTAGGTTATAAAGCAATGCAGGCAGCTGCTACACTTTACGTTGCCTTGCGTAGTCCGGACATGCCTAAATCCAGTAAACTTGTTGTTTTAGGGGCGCTCGGGTACTTCATTTTGCCTTTCGATTTAGTAGTCGATTTTCTCCCGTTAGTCGGTTTGACGGATGATGCATTTATCATTTTAACGGCGCTGGGAAAAGTATATTTGTCAATTACAGATGAGATGAAGGATGAAGCAAAAGAGTTAATCGATTCTAAGCTTGGAAGTCAGGATGGCGTAGAACAATAA
- a CDS encoding N-acetylglucosamine kinase, which yields MSKRYVLAVDGGASKTIMTIRSTDGRELFTATSTGSNYQAAGIEHVQHVFTGLLRSAAAHLPGLFIDVAIFALSGIDTDQDKKVIEEIIEESIARSPFTFGQILIENDVEATLKGLGKNDISLLISGTGAICYSLMNDKISRGGGWGHRIGDEGSGYWIGKHIAKAIFRAADGRNKPTALTELVLAGHQVESTDELFNLIYSADYTNARLASFSTYLKQAVEMGDAVAQKIMQKAADELVLLAATTLKNAGYSNKDHILFLNGGILKNNPGLVELITVQLQKTHPNITLKLCDEKPIEAIFNRGLRELNGAQSVK from the coding sequence ATGAGTAAACGTTATGTATTAGCCGTTGATGGTGGTGCATCAAAAACAATAATGACCATTCGTTCTACAGATGGGCGTGAACTATTTACCGCAACTTCCACAGGATCGAATTACCAGGCTGCAGGAATCGAACATGTCCAACATGTATTTACCGGCCTGCTTAGGAGTGCAGCAGCCCATTTACCGGGGCTTTTTATTGATGTGGCCATCTTTGCACTTTCCGGCATTGATACCGATCAGGATAAAAAGGTTATCGAGGAAATTATAGAGGAAAGTATCGCCCGTTCCCCTTTCACATTCGGTCAAATTCTAATAGAAAATGATGTTGAAGCAACTTTAAAAGGACTAGGAAAGAACGATATAAGCCTTCTTATTTCAGGTACAGGGGCTATTTGCTATAGTCTTATGAACGACAAGATCAGCCGTGGAGGCGGCTGGGGACACCGGATCGGCGATGAAGGAAGCGGTTACTGGATCGGAAAACATATAGCGAAGGCGATTTTCCGCGCTGCTGATGGACGCAACAAGCCGACCGCACTAACAGAGCTTGTTTTAGCAGGGCATCAAGTTGAAAGCACAGATGAATTATTCAACCTTATTTATTCAGCGGATTATACGAATGCCCGATTGGCCAGCTTCAGTACCTATTTAAAACAGGCGGTCGAAATGGGAGATGCTGTTGCACAGAAAATTATGCAAAAAGCAGCAGATGAGCTCGTTTTACTGGCGGCAACAACATTAAAAAATGCGGGCTATTCAAATAAAGACCATATCTTGTTTTTAAATGGCGGGATTCTAAAAAATAATCCCGGACTGGTTGAACTAATAACTGTACAGCTCCAAAAAACACATCCTAATATAACATTAAAGTTATGCGATGAGAAACCGATTGAAGCTATTTTTAATCGAGGATTACGAGAATTAAACGGTGCCCAGTCTGTAAAGTAA
- the argH gene encoding argininosuccinate lyase produces the protein MFFQNYRNLINEKEGILFPSNSYRQMVLQPAYDEARKHFLDAMLQIHVAHLKMLEEQELVTPENARRIGQAIRKLDLEYYKTRDYSPQFEDLFFRIENKLIELGGDISGNLHIGRSRNDMGIAIYRMTLRKKMLTLMQELLNLRQSLLVFAEEHVETIMIGYTHTQQAQPTTFAHYLKAVIDQLTRDYKRMQAAYNTINRSSMGAAALTTTGFPISRERVQELLAFDDLIENAWDAVAGADYIAEAASIVQLAALNLGRTSQDFLLWATQEFNAFKLASPYVQISSIMPQKRNPVSIEHTRSLLSSVVGDAATVLQMVHNTPFGDIVDTEDDMQPYLWRAIDRLVGIYKLFAGMILTMDVNKENLLKRAQNSFANVTELADSLVRSEGISFRQSHKIVSLCVKELMANNKDSLASLTWKLANEKCLEVTGKPLQINEIAFYQAIQPEYFVNIRTLKGGPAPATMRKSLKQAQDDTVHLENWLREKTEAILKAENQLEQILKGWTENE, from the coding sequence ATGTTCTTTCAGAATTACCGCAATCTAATAAATGAAAAAGAAGGAATTTTATTTCCTTCCAATAGCTATCGTCAAATGGTTTTACAGCCAGCCTATGATGAGGCACGCAAACATTTTTTGGATGCGATGCTTCAAATTCATGTTGCCCATTTAAAGATGCTTGAAGAACAGGAATTGGTTACCCCAGAAAATGCACGCCGCATCGGTCAGGCAATTCGAAAACTTGATCTGGAATATTACAAAACCCGCGATTACAGCCCGCAATTTGAAGATTTATTTTTCCGCATTGAAAACAAGCTAATAGAACTCGGAGGCGATATATCCGGAAATTTACATATTGGACGCAGCAGAAACGATATGGGAATCGCCATTTACCGTATGACCCTTCGTAAAAAAATGCTCACGCTCATGCAGGAACTTTTGAATTTACGCCAGTCGCTGCTTGTCTTTGCCGAAGAGCATGTAGAGACAATCATGATTGGCTATACACATACACAGCAGGCACAGCCGACAACGTTTGCCCATTATTTAAAGGCTGTCATTGACCAGCTGACAAGGGACTATAAACGAATGCAGGCCGCATATAATACGATTAACCGCAGCAGTATGGGCGCGGCGGCTTTGACAACTACAGGGTTTCCGATCAGCCGCGAACGGGTGCAGGAATTGCTGGCTTTTGATGACTTAATCGAAAATGCTTGGGATGCGGTTGCCGGTGCCGACTATATCGCAGAAGCGGCCAGCATCGTACAGCTCGCTGCCCTCAATTTAGGCCGCACATCGCAGGACTTTTTACTATGGGCAACACAGGAATTCAATGCTTTTAAGCTTGCCAGTCCATATGTCCAGATCAGCTCCATTATGCCTCAAAAGCGCAACCCCGTTTCCATCGAGCACACCCGTTCGCTGCTCTCATCGGTTGTCGGAGATGCGGCAACCGTACTGCAGATGGTCCATAATACACCGTTTGGGGATATTGTTGATACAGAAGATGATATGCAACCTTATTTATGGCGGGCAATCGACCGGCTAGTCGGTATATATAAGCTATTTGCAGGGATGATCCTCACGATGGATGTGAATAAGGAAAACTTGCTGAAACGTGCGCAAAACAGCTTTGCCAACGTAACAGAGCTTGCCGATTCCCTCGTACGCTCCGAGGGTATTTCATTTCGCCAGTCACATAAAATCGTCAGCCTATGTGTGAAAGAACTGATGGCAAATAATAAAGATTCACTCGCAAGCCTGACATGGAAATTGGCAAACGAGAAATGCCTGGAAGTTACAGGTAAGCCGCTTCAAATTAATGAAATCGCCTTTTACCAGGCGATCCAGCCGGAGTACTTCGTTAATATACGTACATTAAAGGGTGGGCCAGCACCTGCAACGATGCGAAAGTCGCTTAAACAGGCACAAGATGATACAGTCCATCTTGAAAATTGGCTAAGAGAAAAAACAGAGGCGATTTTAAAAGCCGAAAATCAATTGGAACAAATTTTAAAGGGGTGGACGGAAAATGAGTAA
- a CDS encoding EamA family transporter, which produces MKQNWIYPLLIIIAASSYGILSTIVKVAMQHGYTSSEAVTSQYFVGFLLALVLFVVTQRTLPRLTRKGTITLILAGICTAVTGIFYGQSLNYLPASLAVVMLFQFTWIGLFMDCFLKRRLPTRIELISLVFLFVGTIFAAGVIDVDLSQIAWQGWALGLLAAFTFAAFMQFNAQPVEGVTTIGRTFILSVVSLIIVSIFLSPEIVWNGQLTGGLWKFGLALGLFGIILPILLFSIAAPKVGGALVPILSAMELPVAITVSVIVLNENLTLLQVCGIVLVLFGMVLPSYFASRKVRIIDQTQQLS; this is translated from the coding sequence ATGAAACAAAACTGGATTTACCCGCTTTTAATCATAATAGCGGCTAGTAGTTACGGAATATTATCGACAATTGTAAAAGTTGCGATGCAGCACGGCTATACATCATCAGAAGCCGTGACAAGCCAATATTTCGTTGGATTTTTACTTGCACTTGTGCTCTTCGTTGTAACACAACGCACATTACCGAGGCTGACAAGGAAAGGTACGATTACTTTAATTTTAGCCGGAATATGTACAGCAGTTACCGGTATTTTTTACGGTCAGTCCCTTAATTATCTGCCTGCATCATTGGCAGTTGTTATGTTGTTCCAATTCACATGGATCGGGTTGTTCATGGACTGCTTCCTGAAAAGACGCCTGCCAACACGCATTGAATTAATTTCATTAGTATTTTTATTTGTAGGTACGATTTTTGCAGCCGGTGTAATTGATGTAGATTTATCGCAAATCGCATGGCAAGGATGGGCACTAGGGTTACTTGCTGCCTTTACTTTTGCTGCATTTATGCAATTTAACGCTCAGCCTGTTGAAGGAGTGACGACGATCGGACGTACATTTATTTTATCTGTCGTATCACTGATCATCGTTTCTATCTTTTTATCGCCTGAAATTGTATGGAACGGTCAATTGACTGGCGGTCTTTGGAAATTTGGTCTGGCACTCGGGCTCTTCGGTATTATTTTACCGATCTTACTGTTTTCAATTGCTGCTCCAAAAGTCGGAGGAGCACTTGTCCCAATTTTAAGTGCAATGGAGCTGCCTGTAGCAATTACAGTATCTGTCATTGTATTAAATGAAAATTTAACACTTCTCCAAGTTTGCGGTATCGTCCTTGTACTGTTCGGTATGGTATTACCATCCTATTTCGCTTCAAGAAAAGTGCGTATTATCGATCAAACACAGCAGCTGTCCTAA
- a CDS encoding GNAT family N-acetyltransferase, with protein sequence MTITIRQADRNDAKAVAPLIYDAIGDIANNLTGEEDIPQILAALEQYVTETTNRHSYLNTFVAEQQGEIVGIVVLYDGRLGYKLDRQLEQQLAKKGIETILDIEAHMDEYYIDTLCVSKKARGLGIGTLLLQFAEQKGKELGYEKISLNVELEKHDAQRLYEKIGYRTIESWTIINEPFHHMVKSL encoded by the coding sequence ATGACCATTACCATTCGGCAAGCAGATCGAAATGACGCGAAAGCTGTCGCACCTTTAATTTATGACGCAATCGGAGACATTGCAAACAATTTGACTGGTGAAGAAGACATTCCACAGATTTTAGCTGCTTTAGAACAGTATGTCACAGAAACGACAAATCGACACAGCTATTTGAATACGTTTGTAGCGGAACAACAAGGTGAAATAGTTGGTATTGTCGTGCTTTATGATGGCCGTCTCGGGTACAAGCTCGATCGACAGCTTGAACAGCAGCTAGCAAAAAAAGGAATTGAGACGATACTGGATATCGAAGCGCATATGGATGAGTATTACATCGATACCCTTTGTGTTTCGAAAAAAGCGCGCGGTCTTGGAATTGGCACGCTCCTATTGCAATTTGCCGAACAAAAAGGCAAGGAGCTTGGCTATGAAAAAATTTCTCTAAATGTGGAACTGGAGAAACATGATGCACAACGCTTGTACGAAAAAATAGGTTATCGTACAATTGAAAGCTGGACAATAATTAATGAGCCATTTCATCATATGGTGAAGTCGCTTTAG
- a CDS encoding carbohydrate kinase family protein encodes MSQIDKEFILVYGDAFVDYIANDQTNTSFTKYLGGATINVAAGISRIGAPSALITITGDDETSEFCRQEITKEGVNLDFAVFDAKKRVSGVYVHLTDKCERVFKDYVDETPNLQVTPEQLQEEAFKRASILNVCSGTMFEETALKTTRAAVDMAKDKGAIIAIDANIRPLRWESEEICRETITSFFEDADILKLTDEELYFLTETTTIEEGLQKLDELLVPIVLVTVGADGAYAVLNGEVTHVPVERVVPVDTTGAGDAFMAGVLRYVHFNGLPTVKEDLVSCVAFGNKLGAMAATKAGALTALPSYEEIKHLIK; translated from the coding sequence ATGAGCCAAATAGACAAAGAATTCATCTTAGTTTATGGAGATGCATTCGTTGATTATATTGCAAATGATCAGACCAATACTTCATTTACGAAGTATTTAGGTGGCGCAACTATCAATGTTGCAGCAGGGATTAGTCGTATTGGGGCACCGTCAGCACTTATTACAATTACAGGCGATGACGAAACATCGGAGTTTTGCCGTCAAGAGATTACAAAAGAAGGTGTGAATCTTGATTTCGCTGTATTTGATGCGAAGAAGCGTGTAAGTGGTGTATATGTGCATTTAACAGATAAATGTGAACGAGTATTTAAAGATTATGTCGATGAGACACCGAATTTACAAGTAACACCTGAACAGTTACAGGAGGAAGCATTCAAACGTGCTTCAATTTTAAATGTTTGTTCAGGAACGATGTTTGAAGAAACAGCATTAAAAACAACACGTGCTGCAGTGGATATGGCGAAGGATAAAGGCGCGATCATTGCAATCGATGCGAATATCCGTCCTCTTCGTTGGGAATCCGAAGAAATCTGCCGTGAGACGATCACTTCATTCTTTGAAGATGCCGATATTTTAAAGCTTACTGATGAGGAATTATATTTCCTTACAGAAACAACAACGATTGAAGAAGGTCTTCAAAAATTGGATGAGCTGTTAGTACCGATCGTGCTGGTTACAGTTGGTGCTGATGGAGCTTATGCCGTGTTAAACGGTGAAGTAACACATGTACCTGTTGAACGAGTTGTTCCGGTTGATACAACAGGCGCGGGCGATGCGTTTATGGCAGGTGTACTACGTTATGTTCATTTCAACGGTTTACCTACAGTAAAAGAAGATTTAGTCAGCTGTGTCGCATTCGGCAACAAGCTGGGCGCAATGGCCGCAACTAAAGCAGGTGCATTAACGGCACTGCCAAGCTACGAAGAAATTAAGCATTTAATAAAATAA
- a CDS encoding helix-turn-helix domain-containing protein, with translation MTNFQFAAIFTERRKQLQVTQEEIARHVGVSRAAVSKWEKGQSYPDIALLPKLATFFNISIDALLGYEPQLTDERILKMYAELAQRFSKEPFAEVDAAIDQLIEEYYSCFPFLLKMAQLYINYFNLAQEKEVVADKIQDLCKRVKEFSGNYRLNNEANLLEAYTYILKGEPQHVLELLGEDAEVQLGTEQLIATAQMMLGNIEKAKEIHQVNMYQHLQYMITNANEALGLEIGNVPYFEQSVSRIETVINTFHLDKLNLNNTLLFYLKAASGYATQNNIDEAIRCIERYVKVCTQIKFPLQLTGDEYFYLLDGWIAKEVMLSTQTPRDEESIKKSIYESIAENPMLASVQNDSRYRSLLVNLKHHLKI, from the coding sequence ATGACGAATTTTCAATTTGCGGCCATTTTTACAGAGCGCCGCAAGCAGCTGCAAGTGACACAGGAAGAAATTGCACGGCATGTCGGTGTATCAAGGGCAGCTGTTTCAAAGTGGGAGAAGGGGCAAAGCTATCCGGATATCGCACTGTTGCCGAAGCTTGCAACGTTTTTCAATATCTCAATTGATGCGCTGCTCGGTTATGAGCCGCAATTGACGGATGAACGAATTTTAAAAATGTATGCGGAATTGGCACAGCGCTTTTCAAAGGAGCCGTTTGCTGAAGTGGATGCAGCAATCGATCAGCTCATTGAAGAATATTATAGTTGCTTCCCTTTTTTATTGAAGATGGCGCAGCTTTACATCAATTACTTTAATCTCGCACAGGAAAAAGAAGTCGTTGCGGACAAAATCCAGGATCTTTGTAAACGTGTGAAGGAGTTCAGCGGAAATTACCGGTTAAATAACGAAGCGAATTTACTGGAGGCATATACGTATATTTTAAAAGGGGAACCTCAGCATGTGCTCGAACTATTAGGGGAGGATGCCGAAGTTCAGCTTGGGACTGAGCAGCTTATCGCTACGGCTCAAATGATGCTTGGCAATATAGAAAAGGCGAAGGAAATTCATCAGGTCAATATGTATCAGCATCTGCAGTATATGATAACGAATGCGAATGAAGCACTTGGCTTGGAAATCGGAAATGTCCCGTATTTTGAACAGTCGGTAAGCAGGATTGAAACGGTAATCAATACTTTTCATTTAGATAAACTGAATTTAAACAACACACTGCTATTTTATTTAAAAGCAGCGAGCGGCTATGCAACGCAAAATAATATAGATGAAGCAATTCGCTGTATTGAGCGCTACGTGAAAGTTTGTACACAAATCAAATTTCCGCTTCAACTTACAGGAGACGAATATTTTTATTTGCTGGACGGCTGGATTGCAAAGGAAGTTATGTTGAGCACACAGACACCAAGGGATGAGGAATCAATCAAAAAATCAATTTATGAAAGTATTGCCGAGAATCCGATGCTGGCAAGTGTTCAAAATGATTCACGTTATAGAAGTTTACTCGTCAATTTAAAACATCATTTAAAAATTTAA
- a CDS encoding PLD nuclease N-terminal domain-containing protein: protein MDQLSNIPWGLIAPLLVLQFVLAAVAIVDIVRSYETRGPKWVWILVSLFVNTIGPIAYFLFGRKSQ, encoded by the coding sequence ATGGATCAATTATCGAATATTCCTTGGGGACTCATTGCGCCGTTATTAGTATTGCAGTTTGTGCTTGCGGCGGTTGCCATCGTGGATATTGTGCGCAGTTATGAAACGCGCGGACCGAAATGGGTATGGATACTCGTATCACTGTTTGTTAATACAATTGGACCGATCGCCTATTTTCTGTTCGGACGGAAAAGCCAATGA